A window of the Streptomyces sp. Ag109_O5-10 genome harbors these coding sequences:
- a CDS encoding DegV family protein, whose protein sequence is MSRHVAIVTDSTAYLPPRTVERHGITAVPLTVVLGDRALEEGTEISTRSLAQALQKRRPVTTSRPSPAVFAETYRKVAGTGATGIVSLHLSAELSGTYDAAVVAAREAPVPVRVVDTGMVAMALGFCALAAAEAAEAGGTVDEVVTAAEKRAAGTSAYFYVDTLDYLRRGGRIGTAQALFGSALAVKPLLQLDGGRIELLEKVRTASRAIARLEELTAERAGGAEVDIAVHHLAAPDRASALADRLRARVPGLADLHVSEVGAVIGAHTGPGLLGAVVSLR, encoded by the coding sequence ATGTCCCGCCATGTCGCGATCGTCACCGATTCAACGGCCTACCTGCCGCCGCGGACGGTGGAGCGCCACGGCATCACCGCGGTGCCGCTGACCGTGGTCCTCGGCGACCGGGCGCTCGAAGAGGGCACCGAGATCTCGACGCGTTCCCTGGCCCAGGCTTTGCAGAAGCGTCGCCCCGTCACCACCTCCCGGCCCAGCCCCGCGGTGTTCGCCGAGACCTACCGCAAGGTAGCCGGGACCGGAGCGACCGGAATCGTCTCGCTCCACCTCTCCGCCGAACTGTCGGGCACCTACGACGCGGCCGTCGTCGCCGCCCGGGAGGCACCGGTCCCGGTGCGTGTGGTCGACACCGGGATGGTCGCGATGGCCCTCGGTTTCTGCGCGCTCGCGGCGGCCGAGGCCGCCGAGGCGGGCGGTACCGTCGACGAGGTCGTCACGGCCGCGGAGAAGCGGGCCGCCGGGACCTCCGCGTACTTCTACGTCGACACTCTCGACTATCTGCGCCGCGGCGGCCGCATCGGCACCGCCCAGGCCCTGTTCGGTTCCGCGCTCGCCGTGAAGCCCCTGCTCCAGCTGGACGGCGGCCGGATCGAGCTCCTGGAGAAGGTACGGACGGCGTCCCGGGCCATCGCCCGCCTCGAGGAGCTCACGGCCGAGCGGGCGGGCGGCGCCGAGGTGGACATCGCCGTCCACCATCTCGCCGCTCCCGACCGGGCCTCGGCCCTCGCCGACCGGCTGCGGGCGCGGGTGCCCGGGCTGGCCGACCTGCACGTGAGCGAGGTCGGCGCGGTCATCGGGGCGCACACCGGACCCGGGCTGCTCGGGGCGGTCGTCTCGCTCCGCTGA
- a CDS encoding ComEA family DNA-binding protein: MALRSRSHETHATSGPGRGPTSDGRTRHRRFPVRACVRHRPAPADELRRRAELLFGERAVVRPGPGQGQPTAETVTGTGAATGLTAATTAVRTATAGVRTAAAALSTAAAVMSSARALAGEVTARREPALPGLRSRVGLAVRERMPVWLQTRCGLERRGAVALGVVLVVAAALAVQHFWTGRTESVSAPEVVRAEAPYEKGDEQTQATGTAAVGTGTAAAPGTPAGTGRPGGEIVVDVTGKVRDPGVHTLPAGSRVTDALRAAGGVRPGTDTDGLNRARLLTDGEQIVVGGPAPPAAPGPAAGGPATGAGPAAPLSLNTATVEQLDALPGVGPVLAQHILDFRTQHAGFRSVDELRQVKGIGDRRYSDLRDLVRP; encoded by the coding sequence ATGGCACTTCGATCACGCTCACACGAGACACATGCGACCAGTGGCCCAGGCCGGGGCCCCACCTCCGACGGCCGCACCCGGCACCGGCGGTTCCCGGTCCGGGCCTGCGTCCGGCACCGCCCGGCTCCGGCGGACGAACTGCGCCGCCGGGCGGAACTCCTCTTCGGCGAGCGCGCCGTCGTCAGGCCCGGGCCGGGTCAGGGACAGCCCACCGCGGAGACGGTGACCGGCACCGGCGCGGCGACCGGACTGACCGCGGCCACGACCGCGGTGCGCACGGCCACGGCCGGAGTGCGCACCGCCGCGGCTGCGCTGTCCACGGCGGCGGCCGTGATGTCGTCGGCCCGCGCACTGGCCGGCGAGGTCACGGCACGCCGCGAGCCGGCGCTGCCCGGGCTGCGGTCCAGGGTCGGGCTCGCGGTTCGGGAGCGGATGCCGGTGTGGCTCCAGACACGCTGCGGGCTGGAACGCCGGGGCGCGGTCGCCCTGGGGGTGGTGCTCGTCGTGGCCGCGGCACTGGCCGTGCAGCACTTCTGGACGGGCCGGACCGAGTCCGTGAGCGCGCCCGAAGTGGTGCGCGCGGAGGCGCCGTACGAGAAGGGCGATGAGCAGACCCAGGCCACCGGAACCGCCGCCGTCGGAACCGGTACCGCCGCGGCGCCCGGTACGCCCGCCGGAACCGGCAGGCCTGGCGGGGAGATTGTGGTGGATGTCACCGGGAAGGTCCGGGATCCGGGGGTCCACACACTGCCCGCCGGCTCCCGGGTGACCGACGCGCTGCGGGCGGCGGGCGGGGTACGGCCCGGTACGGACACCGACGGACTCAACCGCGCCCGCCTCCTGACGGACGGCGAACAGATCGTCGTCGGAGGCCCCGCGCCGCCGGCCGCACCAGGTCCGGCCGCGGGCGGTCCCGCGACGGGAGCGGGCCCGGCGGCCCCGCTCTCCCTCAACACCGCGACCGTCGAGCAGCTCGACGCCCTGCCCGGAGTCGGCCCGGTACTGGCCCAGCACATCCTCGACTTCCGCACCCAGCACGCCGGTTTCCGTTCGGTCGACGAACTCCGCCAGGTCAAGGGCATCGGCGACCGCCGCTACTCCGACCTGCGGGACCTGGTACGGCCATGA
- a CDS encoding ComEC/Rec2 family competence protein has protein sequence MSRATDGAAPGPAAVGRSVRAGPGPRTGTAPARQDARADLRLVPPALAVWATAALALDAPPAWTAAIAVVCLGAGAVLLGLGRARTRPVTGTGTGTADATSARPRAWRRASGGALLLCVAGAAGSAGLHGADVRRGPVPGLARAYATVTAEVELTGDPWTARPRVRGDHATPAAVLVRGEVRRLEQGDGTVVTTRSPVLMAVDTGVPAPGGGGRARWLGLLPSTRLRVSGRLAPATAGGDRVAALLRVRERPAPAVVGEPSGPQRLAGRLRAGLREATDGLPEDARALLPGLVVGDTSRITPELDEAFEATDLAHTLAVSGSNLTILLALLIGPPGLAQQTERRGLAPRLGLSLRATALFASALTLGFVVVCRPDPSVLRAAACGAVALLALATGRRRSLVPALATAVLLLVLYDPWLARSYGFLLSVLATGSLLLLAPGWSEALRRRGVPERLAEGLAAAAAAQAVCGPVVAVLSARVSLVAVPCNLLAEIAVAPATVLGFGALAAAPVAMPAAKVLAWCAGWPAGWIAGIARTGAGLPGAGVDWPGSWAGALLLAGVTVAVVALGRRLLRHPWWCGVLGVLGVLLVLLVVRPAPLARVVTGWPPPGWRLAMCDVGQGDATVLAAGAGTGVVVDAGPDPALVDHCLRELGITRIPLVVLTHFHADHVAGLPGVLRGREVAQIETTGFEEPVDQVEFVRRQAAEHRVPLTRAVAGERRRTGPLDWRVLWPPPDPAPLPDGPNDASVALLVRSAGLRMLLLGDLEPPAQQELLRSPAAAEMGHVDVLKVAHHGSAYQDPQLLRLVAPRVALISCGADNPYGHPAPGTVAGLRAVGAMVLRTDRDGALAVTGGGTGGEAGELRVARD, from the coding sequence ATGAGCCGCGCGACCGACGGAGCGGCACCAGGACCCGCGGCCGTGGGCCGGTCGGTGCGAGCCGGCCCGGGGCCGCGGACCGGGACCGCGCCCGCCCGGCAGGACGCGCGGGCCGACCTGCGGCTCGTGCCGCCCGCGCTGGCCGTGTGGGCCACGGCGGCCCTGGCACTGGACGCGCCGCCCGCGTGGACGGCCGCGATCGCCGTCGTCTGCCTGGGCGCCGGGGCGGTCCTGCTGGGGCTCGGCCGGGCCCGCACCCGGCCGGTGACGGGGACGGGGACGGGGACGGCCGATGCCACGTCGGCCAGGCCGAGGGCCTGGCGGCGGGCCTCGGGCGGCGCCCTGCTCCTCTGCGTCGCCGGGGCGGCCGGCTCCGCGGGGCTGCACGGGGCGGACGTTCGTCGCGGACCGGTTCCCGGTCTGGCCCGCGCGTACGCCACCGTGACCGCCGAGGTGGAGCTCACGGGCGACCCGTGGACCGCCAGGCCGCGCGTCCGGGGGGACCACGCCACGCCGGCCGCCGTACTGGTGCGCGGCGAGGTGCGACGGCTGGAGCAGGGCGACGGGACCGTGGTGACGACCCGTTCACCGGTGCTGATGGCCGTGGACACGGGGGTACCGGCGCCCGGTGGCGGCGGCCGGGCGCGGTGGCTCGGGCTGCTGCCCTCGACCCGGCTGAGGGTGAGCGGGCGGCTGGCGCCGGCCACGGCCGGCGGCGACCGGGTCGCGGCGCTGCTGCGGGTGCGGGAGCGTCCCGCGCCGGCGGTGGTGGGGGAGCCGAGCGGGCCGCAGCGGTTGGCCGGACGGTTGCGGGCCGGGCTGCGGGAGGCGACCGACGGGCTGCCCGAGGACGCGCGGGCGCTGCTGCCCGGACTGGTCGTCGGGGACACCTCACGGATCACCCCGGAGCTGGACGAGGCGTTCGAGGCGACCGACCTCGCGCACACCCTCGCGGTGTCGGGCAGCAACCTCACCATCCTGCTCGCCCTGCTCATCGGACCGCCGGGACTGGCCCAGCAGACCGAGCGGCGGGGGCTCGCTCCGCGCCTCGGGCTGTCGCTGCGGGCGACGGCACTGTTCGCGTCGGCGCTCACGCTCGGCTTCGTCGTGGTGTGCCGCCCGGACCCCAGCGTGCTGCGGGCCGCGGCCTGCGGAGCGGTCGCCCTGCTCGCCCTGGCGACCGGCCGCCGCAGGTCCCTGGTCCCGGCCCTGGCCACGGCGGTTCTGCTGCTGGTGCTGTACGACCCGTGGCTGGCCCGCAGTTACGGCTTCCTGCTGTCGGTGCTGGCGACCGGTTCGCTGCTGCTGCTGGCACCCGGGTGGAGCGAGGCGTTGCGGCGGCGCGGGGTGCCGGAGCGGCTGGCCGAGGGGCTGGCCGCGGCCGCGGCCGCGCAGGCGGTGTGCGGACCGGTGGTCGCGGTGCTGTCGGCGCGGGTGAGTCTGGTGGCGGTGCCCTGCAACCTGCTGGCGGAGATCGCGGTCGCGCCGGCCACGGTCCTGGGGTTCGGGGCGCTCGCGGCGGCTCCGGTGGCGATGCCGGCGGCCAAGGTGCTGGCGTGGTGCGCGGGTTGGCCGGCCGGGTGGATCGCGGGCATCGCCCGGACCGGGGCCGGGCTGCCGGGTGCGGGCGTGGACTGGCCCGGGAGCTGGGCGGGGGCGCTGCTGCTGGCCGGGGTGACGGTGGCCGTCGTGGCGCTGGGGCGGCGGCTGCTGCGGCATCCGTGGTGGTGCGGGGTGCTGGGGGTGCTGGGGGTGCTGCTCGTGCTGCTGGTGGTGCGTCCGGCGCCGCTGGCCCGGGTGGTCACGGGCTGGCCGCCGCCCGGCTGGCGGCTGGCCATGTGCGATGTCGGGCAGGGGGACGCGACCGTGCTCGCGGCGGGCGCGGGCACGGGTGTGGTCGTGGACGCCGGCCCCGATCCGGCACTGGTCGACCACTGCCTGCGGGAACTCGGCATCACCCGGATCCCGCTCGTCGTCCTCACCCACTTCCACGCGGACCACGTCGCGGGCCTGCCCGGGGTGCTGCGCGGCCGTGAGGTGGCGCAGATCGAGACGACCGGGTTCGAGGAACCCGTGGACCAGGTCGAGTTCGTCAGAAGGCAGGCCGCCGAGCACCGGGTCCCCCTCACGCGGGCGGTCGCCGGGGAGCGGCGCAGGACCGGGCCGCTGGACTGGCGGGTGCTGTGGCCGCCCCCGGACCCGGCCCCGTTGCCGGACGGACCGAACGACGCCAGTGTCGCCCTGCTGGTCCGCTCGGCCGGGCTGCGGATGCTGCTGCTCGGGGACCTCGAACCCCCGGCGCAGCAGGAGCTGCTGAGATCACCGGCCGCGGCCGAGATGGGCCACGTGGACGTGCTGAAGGTGGCCCACCACGGGTCCGCGTACCAGGATCCGCAGCTGCTGCGGCTGGTGGCGCCGCGGGTCGCGCTCATCTCCTGCGGGGCGGACAACCCGTACGGCCATCCGGCACCCGGCACGGTGGCCGGACTGCGGGCCGTGGGGGCGATGGTGCTGCGGACCGACCGGGACGGGGCGCTCGCCGTGACCGGAGGCGGCACGGGCGGGGAGGCGGGGGAGCTGCGCGTGGCGCGAGACTGA
- a CDS encoding arylamine N-acetyltransferase: MHPAQIDAYLGRLGAARPARPTADTLRELHLRHLRTVPFENLSVHLGEEIVLAGERLVEKVAGAGRGGFCYELNGAFSVLLTALGFGVTPLAGRVYGAEGRLGIPYDHLALRVRTEDGAEWLADVGFGAHSHHPLAFAERGEQADPGGTFRIAEAKPDEAGAVGGGGERAVGGDLDVLRDGEPQYRLEVRPRVLGDFTAGAWWHSTSPSSHFTQSLVCSRVTGDGGRITLSGRTLTRTAADGTREVRELAHDEEVLGVYRERFGIVLDCVPTVRNPWKGKRSG, translated from the coding sequence GTGCACCCGGCGCAGATCGACGCCTACCTCGGCCGTCTCGGAGCCGCCCGTCCGGCCCGGCCCACCGCGGACACCCTGCGCGAGCTGCACCTTCGGCACCTGCGGACCGTGCCCTTCGAGAACCTGTCGGTGCACCTCGGCGAGGAGATCGTGCTGGCCGGGGAGCGGCTGGTGGAGAAGGTGGCGGGCGCGGGCCGGGGCGGGTTCTGCTACGAACTCAACGGGGCCTTCTCGGTGTTGCTGACCGCGCTCGGTTTCGGGGTGACGCCGCTGGCGGGGCGGGTGTACGGGGCGGAGGGGCGGCTCGGGATCCCGTACGACCATCTCGCGCTGCGGGTGCGGACGGAGGACGGCGCCGAGTGGCTGGCCGACGTGGGGTTCGGGGCGCACAGCCACCACCCGCTGGCGTTCGCGGAGCGGGGCGAGCAGGCCGATCCGGGCGGGACGTTCCGGATCGCGGAGGCCAAGCCGGACGAGGCGGGGGCGGTGGGCGGGGGCGGGGAACGCGCGGTGGGCGGGGACCTGGACGTGCTGCGCGACGGGGAGCCGCAGTACCGGCTGGAGGTCCGGCCGCGGGTGCTCGGGGACTTCACGGCCGGGGCGTGGTGGCACAGCACCTCGCCGTCGTCGCACTTCACCCAGTCGCTGGTCTGCTCCCGGGTCACCGGGGACGGCGGGCGGATCACGCTCAGCGGGCGGACGTTGACGCGGACGGCGGCCGACGGGACGCGTGAAGTGAGGGAGTTGGCGCACGACGAGGAGGTGCTCGGGGTCTACCGGGAGCGGTTCGGGATCGTACTGGACTGTGTGCCGACTGTGCGAAATCCGTGGAAAGGCAAGCGGAGCGGCTAA
- a CDS encoding YceI family protein: MFGRLMGNRTNRVQRASPLAAVQTAPDAGVLSCRVLDPVNEPVTNAEFAVTDTMGRTVVSGGADPYGSFVTAVPAGEYRLAVSAEGFTPYRATAQVGENCLAALGDVTLQVAQPPELPAPGDWEIEPTHSSIAFTARHIGLARIHGRFNSFAGAVRIAEPMEHSAMHIVIDAATIDTGVRMRDDHLRSADFLDVRRFPTLEFYSDRFVHRGGARWGVTGALSLHGVTRTVTFDTEYLGLGNGMEGEVRAACRATTELHRDDFTVSWQTMLARGIAVVGPSIRVDLDVQIVPKG; the protein is encoded by the coding sequence ATGTTCGGCCGCTTGATGGGAAACCGAACGAACCGGGTGCAGCGGGCGAGCCCCCTCGCGGCGGTGCAGACCGCGCCCGACGCCGGGGTGCTGAGCTGCCGGGTGCTCGACCCGGTCAACGAACCGGTGACGAACGCCGAGTTCGCGGTGACCGACACCATGGGACGCACGGTGGTCAGCGGGGGTGCGGATCCCTACGGGTCGTTCGTGACGGCGGTGCCGGCCGGGGAATACCGGCTCGCGGTGTCCGCCGAGGGGTTCACGCCGTACCGGGCCACCGCGCAGGTCGGCGAGAACTGCCTCGCCGCGCTCGGTGACGTCACCCTCCAGGTCGCCCAGCCGCCGGAGCTTCCGGCGCCGGGGGACTGGGAGATCGAGCCGACGCATTCCTCGATCGCCTTCACCGCCCGGCACATCGGACTGGCGCGGATCCATGGGCGGTTCAACTCGTTCGCGGGCGCGGTACGGATCGCCGAACCGATGGAGCACTCCGCCATGCACATCGTGATCGACGCCGCGACCATCGACACGGGCGTCCGGATGCGCGACGACCATCTGCGTTCCGCTGACTTCCTCGACGTGCGGCGCTTCCCGACACTGGAGTTCTACAGCGACCGTTTCGTGCACAGGGGCGGCGCCAGGTGGGGCGTCACCGGGGCGCTGTCCCTGCACGGGGTGACCCGCACGGTCACCTTCGACACGGAGTACCTCGGGCTCGGCAACGGCATGGAGGGCGAGGTCCGGGCCGCCTGCCGGGCCACCACCGAACTCCACCGCGACGACTTCACCGTGAGCTGGCAGACCATGCTGGCGCGCGGGATCGCGGTGGTCGGGCCGAGCATCCGCGTCGACCTGGACGTGCAGATCGTCCCGAAGGGCTGA
- the holA gene encoding DNA polymerase III subunit delta, with translation MAKKTADDDPLTPLTLAVGQEELLLDRAVQQVVAAARAADADTDVRDLNPDQLQPGTLAELTSPSLFAERKVVVVRNAQDLSADTVKDVKAYLGSPAEEITLVLLHAGGVKGKALLDAARKAGAREVACPKMTKPADRLAFVRSEFRALGRSATPEACQALVDAIGSDLRELASAVTQLAADVEGTIDEAVVGRYYTGRAEASSFTVADRAVEGRTAEALEALRWSLATGVAPVMITSALAQGVRAIGKLAGARGGQRPADLARELGMPPWKIDRVRQQMRGWTPDGVAVALRAVAEADAGVKGGGDDPEYALEKAVVTVAQAARSRGRG, from the coding sequence ATGGCCAAGAAGACTGCTGACGACGATCCGCTCACCCCGTTGACCCTGGCCGTGGGGCAGGAGGAGCTGCTGCTCGACCGTGCCGTGCAGCAGGTGGTGGCCGCTGCCCGGGCCGCCGACGCCGACACGGACGTACGGGACCTGAACCCCGACCAGTTGCAGCCCGGCACGCTCGCCGAGCTGACCAGCCCGTCGCTCTTCGCGGAGCGCAAGGTCGTGGTCGTGCGCAACGCGCAGGACCTGTCCGCCGACACCGTCAAGGACGTGAAGGCGTACCTCGGGTCGCCCGCCGAGGAGATCACCCTCGTGCTGCTGCACGCCGGCGGGGTCAAGGGCAAGGCACTGCTCGACGCGGCGCGCAAGGCCGGCGCCCGCGAGGTCGCCTGCCCGAAGATGACCAAGCCGGCGGACCGGCTCGCGTTCGTACGCAGCGAGTTCCGGGCGCTCGGGCGGTCCGCCACGCCCGAGGCCTGCCAGGCGCTCGTCGACGCCATCGGCAGCGATCTGCGGGAGCTCGCGTCGGCCGTCACCCAGCTCGCCGCGGACGTCGAGGGCACCATCGACGAGGCCGTCGTCGGCCGCTACTACACCGGACGGGCCGAGGCGTCGAGCTTCACGGTGGCCGACCGCGCCGTGGAGGGACGCACAGCGGAGGCGCTGGAGGCGCTGCGCTGGTCGCTGGCGACCGGCGTGGCCCCGGTGATGATCACGAGCGCGCTCGCGCAGGGCGTCCGGGCGATCGGGAAGCTCGCGGGCGCTCGGGGCGGGCAGCGGCCCGCCGATCTGGCCCGGGAGCTCGGCATGCCGCCGTGGAAGATCGACCGGGTGCGGCAGCAGATGCGCGGGTGGACGCCGGACGGGGTCGCGGTGGCACTGCGGGCCGTCGCCGAGGCCGACGCGGGCGTGAAGGGCGGCGGGGACGATCCCGAGTACGCCCTGGAGAAGGCCGTGGTGACGGTCGCGCAGGCGGCGCGGTCACGCGGCCGGGGGTGA
- the rpsT gene encoding 30S ribosomal protein S20 — protein MANIKSQIKRIKTNEKARLRNKAVKSSLKTAIRKAREAAAAGDAEKATELQRAAARALDKAVSKGVIHKNQAANKKSALASKVASLKG, from the coding sequence GTGGCGAACATCAAGTCCCAGATCAAGCGGATCAAGACCAACGAGAAGGCCCGGCTGCGCAACAAGGCCGTCAAGTCCTCCCTGAAGACCGCGATCCGCAAGGCCCGTGAGGCCGCTGCCGCGGGTGACGCGGAGAAGGCCACCGAGCTGCAGCGCGCTGCCGCGCGTGCGCTCGACAAGGCCGTCTCGAAGGGCGTCATCCACAAGAACCAGGCCGCCAACAAGAAGTCGGCGCTTGCTTCCAAGGTTGCTTCCCTCAAGGGCTGA
- the lepA gene encoding translation elongation factor 4 — protein sequence MPATPNNVPEPSRTDPALIRNFCIIAHIDHGKSTLADRMLQLTGVVEQRQMRAQYLDRMDIERERGITIKSQAVRLPWAPTEGPDQGSTHILNMIDTPGHVDFTYEVSRSLAACEGTILLVDAAQGIEAQTLANLYLAMENDLTIIPVLNKIDLPAAQPEKFAEELANLVGCDPSDVLKVSAKTGLGVDALLNKVVKEIPAPVGVADAPARAMIFDSVYDSYRGVVTYVRVIDGQLNKRERIKMMSTGATHELLEIGTNSPEMLSADGLGVGEVGYLITGVKDVRQSKVGDTVTSQAKGATEALGGYKDPKPMVFSGLYPLDGSDYPELREALDKLQLNDAALVYEPETSAALGFGFRVGFLGLLHLDVIRERLEREFGLDLIATAPNVVYRVVMEDGTEYTVTNPSEFPEGKINEVYEPVVRATILAPTEFIGSIMELCQTRRGTLLGMDYLSEDRVEIRYTLPLAEIVFDFFDQLKSKTRGYASLDYEPTGEQTSSLVKVDILLHGDKVDAFSAITHKDAAYAYGVRLVAKLRELIPRQAFEVPIQAAIGSRVIARETIRAIRKDVLAKCYGGDISRKRKLLEKQKEGKKRMKMVGSVEVPQEAFIAVLSSDDSTGSAKSKK from the coding sequence GTGCCCGCGACCCCTAACAATGTGCCCGAGCCGAGCCGTACCGACCCGGCTCTGATCCGCAATTTCTGCATCATCGCGCACATCGACCACGGCAAGTCCACGCTCGCCGACCGGATGCTCCAGCTGACCGGCGTGGTCGAGCAGCGGCAGATGCGTGCTCAGTACCTCGACCGGATGGACATCGAGCGCGAGCGCGGCATCACGATCAAGTCCCAGGCGGTGCGTCTGCCCTGGGCCCCGACCGAGGGCCCGGACCAGGGCAGCACGCACATCCTCAACATGATCGACACCCCGGGGCACGTCGACTTCACCTACGAGGTCTCGCGGTCGCTGGCGGCCTGCGAGGGGACCATCCTCCTCGTCGACGCCGCCCAGGGCATCGAGGCGCAGACCCTCGCCAACCTGTACCTGGCGATGGAGAACGACCTCACGATCATCCCCGTGCTCAACAAGATCGACCTGCCGGCCGCTCAGCCGGAGAAATTCGCCGAGGAACTGGCGAACCTGGTCGGCTGCGACCCGTCGGACGTGCTGAAGGTCTCGGCGAAGACCGGTCTCGGCGTCGACGCGCTGCTGAACAAGGTCGTCAAGGAGATCCCGGCGCCGGTCGGTGTCGCCGACGCGCCCGCCCGCGCCATGATCTTCGACTCGGTCTACGACTCCTACCGCGGTGTCGTGACGTACGTCCGTGTCATCGACGGCCAGCTCAACAAGCGTGAGCGGATCAAGATGATGTCGACGGGCGCCACCCACGAACTGCTGGAGATCGGCACCAACTCGCCGGAGATGCTGTCCGCCGACGGACTCGGTGTCGGCGAGGTGGGTTATCTGATCACGGGTGTGAAGGACGTCCGGCAGTCCAAGGTGGGTGACACCGTCACGAGCCAGGCCAAGGGCGCCACCGAGGCGCTCGGCGGCTACAAGGACCCGAAGCCGATGGTCTTCTCCGGTCTGTATCCGCTGGACGGCTCCGACTACCCAGAGCTGCGAGAGGCCCTCGACAAGCTCCAGCTGAACGACGCCGCGCTCGTCTACGAGCCGGAGACGTCCGCCGCGCTCGGCTTCGGTTTCCGCGTCGGCTTCCTCGGTCTGCTGCACCTCGACGTGATCCGGGAACGGCTGGAGCGCGAGTTCGGGCTCGACCTGATCGCCACCGCGCCGAACGTGGTCTACCGGGTGGTCATGGAGGACGGGACCGAGTACACGGTCACCAACCCGAGCGAGTTCCCCGAGGGGAAGATCAACGAGGTGTACGAGCCCGTCGTACGGGCCACGATCCTCGCGCCGACCGAGTTCATCGGCTCGATCATGGAGCTGTGCCAGACCCGGCGCGGCACCCTGCTGGGCATGGACTACCTGTCCGAGGACCGGGTCGAGATCCGGTACACGCTGCCCCTCGCGGAGATCGTCTTCGACTTCTTCGACCAGCTGAAGTCGAAGACCCGCGGTTACGCCTCGCTGGACTACGAGCCCACCGGCGAGCAGACCTCCAGCCTGGTCAAGGTCGACATCCTGCTGCACGGCGACAAGGTCGACGCGTTCTCGGCGATCACCCACAAGGACGCGGCCTACGCGTACGGTGTACGGCTCGTCGCCAAGCTGCGCGAGCTGATCCCGCGGCAGGCCTTCGAGGTGCCCATCCAGGCGGCCATCGGCTCCCGGGTCATCGCCCGCGAGACCATCCGCGCCATCCGCAAGGACGTCCTCGCCAAGTGCTACGGCGGTGACATCTCCCGGAAGCGGAAGCTGCTGGAGAAGCAGAAGGAAGGCAAGAAGCGGATGAAGATGGTGGGTTCCGTGGAGGTTCCGCAGGAGGCCTTCATCGCGGTGCTCTCCAGCGATGACAGCACGGGATCGGCCAAGAGCAAGAAGTAA